A region from the Brassica napus cultivar Da-Ae chromosome C8, Da-Ae, whole genome shotgun sequence genome encodes:
- the LOC106368928 gene encoding leucine-rich repeat extensin-like protein 4 produces the protein MSTKKKGNNFKLLSLFLFLGTCVGDYGIGVGIGEGGVWVGGGGSGGGGNPNSDPGSAPKQQTNPAYSALQSWKTAITEDPSGVLKTWVGEDVCSYKGIFCSGSSVTAIDLNKANLKGTIVKDLSLLSDLTILHLNSNRFSGQLPDSLRALSSLQELDLSNNGFSGSFPQVVLYIPNLVYLDLRFNGFTGSIPESLFNKQLDAILLNNNGFTGEIPENLGSSSASLVNLANNKLSGEIPTSFGISGSKLKEVLFLNNQLTGCIPESVGLFSDIEVLDVSFNSLMGHVPDTISCLSEIQVLNLGHNKFSGDLPDLVCSLRNLLNLTVAYNFFSGFSSECSRISFGFDFAGNCIPGKGYQRPQPDCSVIPGGSLSCLRIPAQPLTCAAILGLKATSSSP, from the coding sequence ATGAGTACTAAGAAGAAAGGCAACAACTTTAAGCTTCtgagtttgtttctttttctgggAACATGCGTTGGAGACTACGGCATTGGAGTAGGAATCGGCGAAGGTGGAGTTTGGGTCGGCGGCGGCGGTAGCGGAGGCGGCGGAAACCCTAATTCCGATCCTGGCTCGGCTCCCAAGCAACAGACGAATCCAGCTTACAGTGCACTCCAATCCTGGAAAACCGCCATTACAGAGGACCCATCCGGTGTTCTCAAGACATGGGTTGGCGAAGATGTCTGTTCTTACAAAGGAATCTTCTGCTCAGGCTCCTCCGTAACCGCCATAGATCTGAACAAAGCAAATCTCAAAGGCACCATCGTCAAagacctctctctcctctccgatTTAACCATCCTCCACCTCAACAGCAACAGATTCTCCGGTCAACTCCCAGATTCTCTCAGAGCCTTGTCTTCTCTCCAGGAGCTCGATCTCAGCAACAACGGATTCTCAGGCTCTTTCCCTCAAGTCGTACTCTACATCCCCAACCTCGTCTACTTAGATCTCCGGTTCAACGGCTTCACCGGTTCGATTCCCGAGAGTCTATTCAACAAACAGCTAGACGCGATTCTCCTCAACAACAACGGCTTCACCGGAGAAATCCCCGAGAATCTCGGATCCTCGTCCGCCTCGCTGGTTAATCTCGCCAACAACAAGTTATCCGGCGAGATTCCGACGAGTTTCGGCATTTCCGGTTCGAAATTGAAGGAGGTTCTGTTTTTGAATAACCAGTTAACCGGTTGTATACCGGAATCGGTCGGGTTGTTTTCCGACATTGAAGTGTTGGACGTTAGTTTCAATTCCTTGATGGGTCACGTCCCCGACACGATCTCTTGCCTGTCGGAGATCCAAGTTTTGAACCTCGGACACAACAAATTCTCCGGCGATCTTCCCGATTTGGTCTGCTCCTTGAGGAATCTGTTGAATCTCACCGTCGCTTACAACTTCTTCTCCGGGTTTAGCTCGGAGTGTTCGAGAATCAGCTTCGGGTTCGACTTCGCCGGGAATTGTATTCCCGGCAAGGGCTATCAGCGGCCGCAGCCGGACTGCTCGGTGATTCCCGGCGGCTCGTTGAGTTGCCTCAGGATTCCGGCGCAGCCGCTGACGTGCGCTGCGATCTTGGGACTGAAGGCGACTTCATCGTCTCcatga